In a genomic window of Cyprinus carpio isolate SPL01 chromosome A10, ASM1834038v1, whole genome shotgun sequence:
- the tiprl gene encoding TIP41-like protein has product MSSLISPGFQSSKQDFSFGPWTLTAAKTHIMKSKDIERLAETMNMPALPEMLFGDNVLRIQHADGFGIEFNAIDALKRVNNMQDSVKVACAQEWQESRAESEASKEVVKRYDWTYTTDYRGTLLGDHLQIQVKPTSERIDMEKLRAREQIKFFEDVLLFEDELHDHGVSMISVKIRVMPTSFFLLLRFFLRVDGVLIRINDTRLYHEAGKNHMLREFSTRESKMSDLQHVPPAVYTDPNEVAAHLPLKLIECERLEFPERATRAESSEQSAR; this is encoded by the exons ATGTCTTCACTCATCTCTCCGGGGTTTCAGAGCAGCAAGCAGGACTTCAGCTTCGGGCCCTGGACTCTCACTGCCGCTAAGACTCACATCATGAAGTCCAAAGACATCGAGAG GTTAGCAGAGACCATGAACATGCCGGCTCTCCCAGAGATGCTGTTCGGAGACAATGTGCTGCGCATTCAGCACGCCGACGGTTTTGGGATCGAGTTCAACGCCATCGACGCTCTCAAGCGTGTCAATAACATGCAGGACTCTGTGAAGGTGGCTTGTGCACAGGAGTGGCAGGAGAGCAG ggccgAGTCGGAGGCGTCTAAAGAGGTGGTGAAGCGCTACGACTGGACCTACACCACAGATTACAGGGGCACTTTACTGGGAGACCACCTGCAGATCCAG GTGAAGCCCACCAGCGAGCGCATCGACATGGAGAAGCTGAGAGCGCGAGAACAGATCAAGTTCTTCGAGGACGTGCTGCTGTTCGAGGACGAGCTGCACGATCACGGCGTGTCCATGATCAGCGTGAAGATC AGAGTGATGCCCACCAGCTTCTTCCTGCTGCTGCGGTTCTTCCTGCGAGTGGACGGAGTGCTGATCAGGATAAACGACACGCGTCTTTATCACGAG GCTGGAAAAAACCACATGCTTCGAGAATTCAGCACACGGGAAAGTAAAATGTCAGACCTCCAg CACGTTCCTCCGGCCGTTTACACCGACCCCAATGAAGTCGCGGCGCACCTGCCGCTGAAGCTGATCGAGTGCGAGAGGCTGGAGTTTCCAGAGAGAGCGACGCGAGCAGAATCATCAGAGCAGAGCGCACGCTAG